The Oryza brachyantha chromosome 6, ObraRS2, whole genome shotgun sequence region GGAAAACCAGCTAGTTTTATTTATCGAATCAGAATAACATGAGAGTAAAACTAAAGGACCAGACATCCCTGTATGAATTAGAAATGCATAGCTCGATTTTGTGGGTTACAGCCTATgctgaaagaaaaaaccagTGGACTATGATTCCAGGAAGTTAAATGCTGGTACATAACAAAACAACATAGAACTCAACAAAGCTCAGCAAATAGAAAGAAGTTACTTGTTAACTACTCAGCGCATAAACAGCATATGCATGCTACATCGTGTCTGGAGTAGCTATTAAATATGCCaagagatgttttttttaccaaagcaGCAACTCAATAGAAtataaagaaaacaacagCACTTGTGGTGTTATGTCTGTTCTTGGTGCATTTGTCTGATATCATTGTGCAAAAAGAAATACTTAGGTTCTAATCTCTATCTTATTTGCTCCCACAGACTCTCGCTCATCCACACTGGAcccagaggaggaagagacaAATGAACATCTGGTAATTGGTTGATTAAACTTTAAGCTTCACTTTGTGTTAATTGGTTTTGCACGATAAAGTGGTTTTAACCTTTAAATCTCTgctcatatttttgttttgatagAATAGGACCCATGGCTTGCAAAATAACAGAGCTCTGAAAACCGCAGACACTGGGAAGGATGATCATGGAAAAGGAAACGTAATACAATCACTCAAACTGTTCTATTACTTACATATAGTTTGTTATTATATGTTTGTGATCTCAGTGTGGTGCTATTGCCAATTCCAGATGACTGTTGGTAAATTGATGGAAGCTTACGAGGGATGCATTTCAAAACTGCGAAAATCTCAATCTAACCGTCGTAAAATCTCTCTGAAAAAGGTGGAAGAAGCAAACTTTTCGAAGGAGGTGAGTACCAGAGGGGAATTAACTTCCTGTAGTTGGTAGATTGTTCTTGATTTATTTCCTTAAATGATttccaaattaatttgttgtctCAGTTGAATTCCATTAAtgtgaaacttttttttcataacttttCTTATTCTGTTTATTGCATGTCCTAGGCTACTGTGCCCAAAGCCACACAATTATTGAAAGATAATATCTGTTATGGTATATATAGTTCTGTTATATAACCAAATGCCACTTCAACTTGGGATTGTTTGAACGTTGTTTCTAGCTGATATGTAGAGTGTGCTACCTAATTGAATATTTTCAATGTTGACATTGCAAATGCTGTGGTTTAGTGAAGATTGCATGTTCTGTTTTCAGGCACGACAACAGGTACCAGGGGCACTTTTGGAGCAAATCATGTCACTAAACAGCCTTGACATGGAACTGTATGAGCATGCTAAGAAGATATTTACACAAGAACATCTTATGCTAAAAGCTCAGCATTCCATGGTTGCACAACACAAGCAATTACCAGCTAAGAAGGTTTGTTCTTCAGTTATCTATTTTAGTGTGAGAACTAACCTGTCCTACCAGAATTCAGAACCTCAGAACATGTTTGCTAAAAGCATTATGAAAGCTCCATGTGATTCACATAAACCATCTTACCATCGTtaccaaatcatttcattGTGTTATGCCCTCTAATTGATTCTACTTAGTATAGCTGTCTATATTTCTAGTATTTTATGAATGAGCATTGCAAGTGAgagaaatgataaaaaatacaaatagatGGGTGCAATGGTGCATGCTGTTATTTTACCTGGTACTAACAAGGTTTGAGCCTTCTGCGTCCTTGCTTTGatgatatttatttcttttcattgGAAACAACgtagatttttatttaattatttatgaaataatattaaaagtaACCCCACCTCTTTTGTACACAATATGGCACTTTTAGCCGCATCTTTGCTGGGTGGTTTGGTGTGCATATGTTGTCATGCCACCTCTTGTAGTCCCACTTTTGGTGGATGCAAAACACCCCAAGGAATGTTTCATGGAAAATTAGTTGCAGGagggtttattttaaatattttgaatcttcaaccaaataaaaaaatggcacCTAATTGTACATGTCTGTTTGCTTCATAAatgccaaaacaaaaatatgtagtTATTTGTGTCCATTTGTTCATAGTAAGCATTTATTCGCATATTCTAGCTTTCTTCTGGTATATTATTTCCAGTAATGTAATAATGCCAGGGTTATCTAATATTATTTCCCCTCTTTCAGGGCTGGGTAGCAACGGTCTGCAGCTACTGGAGTTGCTCTCCTTGGAAGGTCGTACTCTTTGGTCTTGGGGTCACCATAGCCATTGTTCTTATCACATTTGCTTTAACAACGAGGAGAAGAACGTTTAAACTTAAGGTTTGATGATGATCAGGAAGCGGCCTCCCGATTTTGATGTACAGCCTGAGATGTTGCCCAAAGATTAACCTTTTCCTTGGGGCAAATATGTTGCATGCGCAAAACCATCACATATACTTGCAACCATGTTAAACATATCTCATTGCTAGGGTGGCTTTTACCCAATGTGATCAGTCAATCCACAAATTTTAGGCCATTTTCTGTTCGTATGTATATTTGCCTTCTGACCTAGGTTGAGTCCTCTCAAGGTGTTAGTAGTTGACAATTGCCACAAATGAGCAATGAAACATGTGGTCGTTTTGGttgagaaaaagagagaagatatACAACTTTGAACATCTGCAGGAGATGATGAGATTGTGAAATATTTTCTGTATAGCAAAGGCATCAATCATTTGCACTGGATGTGCAAACGTCAAGCATAACGAGTAATTGGGGAGGAAACATTTAATGTATTATATAGTATTAGCtgctaaataaaattattgaaatgaaCGATGCAGAGTGTTACCAAAATGTAGATACAGGGATGCTCAGCTGCTTCTACCTCAATTcagaatgaaaagaaaatcagcTGCTTCTAGCAAATCAGAAGGAGCAAGAAAAATACaatctccattttatattgtaaaactttttggttattcctagatttatatgctaatcaatctatattgtgtgtgtgtgtgtgtgtatatattagtatgcatataaatatagacaatgctataaagttttatgtaggatcttttttttctaagtcagtgttgttcagacttcagaggaTGCTCCTTACGCGTACTCCGTTACAATATTCCATTTGTCACCTATGACTCGTGGGTGGTTTGGATGCGCCTTCACGTAGGATGCCACCTTAGTCACCACAGATAATATGATCTCGCCAAAGAACTCTATCTCCTTCAGCTTTGCCAGATTCTCCAGACCTAAAATCCCATACCTGGGTTCTTGCAGAAATGACAATGTCAGCCTCTCCAGATTAGGCACTGAACCCCCCTCAAAGAGCACCTTCTCAATCCTCTCCAGGTTATCAATGATCAACAGCTTGAGCTTCGCAAATTTACCAGGACGAAAAACTATGCTCTCATCAGCATATGATTTGTAATAGAGTTTCAGGCAGAGCAGGTTTGGCAGGTCTCCAAGAACTCCTATGGCCTCGGCATGGAGCTCAGTGTGACGAAGAGCAAACCTGGATACGTTTCGGAGCGATGATATCCATGGAGGTAGCTTGTCCAACTTACCACCCAGGCtaaaattagttatgaataAAGGAGGTGACTTGACAAAAGCCAGGTTGTCCAGTGATAAGCTGTGCTCCTTCTCATCCAAAATGTGAATGGATAGAGAACGAAGAGGGCTAGGCAACTTGCTCAGAGAGTCAAGGAATGCATCCCAGTTCTCTTCCACGCCACGCAAGAGAACATTGAGCTTTGTCAGATTTTGCAGCAGGCCAATCTCCCGCAGCACTGGCGATTTATCCTTCACCAGTATATGGACAAGTGATTGCAAAGCCGTCATGTTCTTGACCACCCCAGTCGCCACCTCCAAACCTGAAGATTGTCTCAAGAACTTCACACTGGCTGTCCTTGTAAGCTGTACCTTGTGCCCCACTAACAAATGCTTGAGATAAATCAGGTTTCCTGCACTAGCTGGTAGTTTCTTGATAAGTGTTGCCCTAATGTCTAGTGTCTCCAGGTGTTTCAGATTTCCTACTAGCCGTGGTAATTTGCACACATTGGTATTTCTGAGGCTTAGGTACTTCAGCTGGAAAAACCTGCACATACAATGCAAAGTTTCGTTACTCAAGCAGTTGCAGCCTTGCAAGTCAAGTACTCTTAATAACCGTAGTTGCCGAAAGAACAATGGGACTTCCTCAACGGAAGCAGACATTGTGAAGGAGCGAACATGAGATACATTGGCACTTGTTTTTTGAGACGAATTGTAATTACTGTGAATGGAGAGGCGACGGATTTTGTCGTGGGAGGCCAATGTACTTCCATTGTCACATATGAATGATGCAAAGTTCTCCTCAATTGACCTGGACACAATGACATCTAACATCAAATCATGAACTCTGCAGCTCCTCACCTTACCAGTCCAATCAGTTCTCACTGGCTGCACAATGCTTCTAGCCACAAACTCATCAAAGTAACTTTCTGCAAGCTGTTCCATGCTTTGTCCGTGCCTTTGGCTGACGAAACCTTCAGCTATCCACCTTCTCACCAAGGGCCCCCTCTTGATCACATAATTTTCAGGGAAAATACTTAGATACAAGAAGCAGGCTTTCAGATGATAGGGTAGATCATTGTAGCTCAAGGATAAGACTTGTTTCACTCCTTCCAGGGTGGGATTGTTTTCAAGTTCAGATCCTAAGTTATTACAAACTTTCTGCCACTCCTCCTTGGTCCTATTTGTCTTGCTTGCAAGAAGGCTGCCGATGTTCACTATTGCTAATGGCAAACCTCCGCATTTCTTCAAAATGGAATTTGACACTTCCTCTAACTCATCACTTGGTGGTCTGTTATCTGCAAAACCAAATATCTTCTTGAAGAACAGTTCTCGTGATGTCGTTTCTGATAGTCGCTGGATATTGTAAATCCGATCTTGGGGACGAGAACAGCATGTGTTGGCAACATCTACATTGCGGGTGGTTACTATTATCCTGCTACCCTTTAAGTTGTCAGGCAATGCACATCTTATGCTCTCCCATGCCGATACAGTCCATATGTCATCAAGGATCACAATGTACCTAGAAGAAACAATTCAGTAAGCTTGATAAGAGAAGATTAGCTAGAAACCAAAaggtagttttattttttcgttgTCTTAACTGCTTTGGTGTCACAGGGTAAAAAAATACCCAGCACTAAAACGCCTCCTTTTCATTTGCATCGGTCCAAAAGGGAAAACATAAAACGAATTGCAAAACAAATAGGTGAACAGCCCTTCATTGTAGCATATATACTTTTCTCCACTGGATAATGTAACTTATGTGGATCTTTGTTATACTTTTCAGGTACATGCCATCGATAGTGGAACTTCAGGCATAGAATACTACAAAGGTACAtgccataaataaatataacaagggtgcaaaaaaaatcaggcaTAGTTCCATAAATAAACATTATGGATGATTTCTCCATCACATCTCGTAAAACTAATTTTCTGACTTTGAATGGTTCACATGTGAATCCAAACCATTAAAGCAATTCTAGGAAATCAAGACTCGGTTTGCAGGATGGCCTTGCATTTTGCCAATGGAGGCTTGAGCCAAATGCCTGTATTTGATTAGTCCTACATGAATAACTGGCTTTGTCTGCAGCCTGTTGGTTATGTATTCTACTCCCTTTTGAACTCTGTACCATGATTTATTTAATGGAAATAAGAGGGATCTCCTTATAAAATGGAGAAGGTCCTACATTTAAGTTGAACACAGTTATGTTTTGGCAATAAATACACAATTTCACATTACATTGTCTGACAGTTAAATACATCCAGCAACTACCTCAAACTGAATACCAACTGCTACCCAAAAGAATCTGTGATGTAGGAAACAACGTCCCAATAAACTACCTCtaccctcccccctcccccttttttttcagGATCTGTCCAAGGCTCTTAGCCTTTGTAAATATTGCTGACTCCTTTCTATCAATATAACACCAGCCCAAGGCTGGctctgtttcaaaaaaaaaaaataaatgtatcCCTATATACAGAGAAGGATGCATATGCTCCAATTTAAGTTCAGATAATATATTCCTCGAACGATGCAAATAGATGCTCAATTTGACTTAAAATAGGCCCCGAAGACTGCCATGTGATGATGTTCCACACCATAACTAGGTATCTCTCAAAAGAAAAtctgtatttttattaaagcaCAAAAACTCACTACCAGGGAGAAATAACAAAATCTCAGACATACCTTTTGTCTTGGAAATACCTCCTGAGATTCTTAGTCAGTACGGCAATCTCCCACCTTTCCATTCCCTCCAGGTAGTCCTCTGAAATAAGGCCATTCTTGCCTCCTGCTATTGCCATCGCCTTGTGTGGCTCCTGGATCAGCTCCCTTAACATGTGCTGAAAAAGTGCCCTGATGTTGAACGTCTGTGAAACAATGAACAATGGACAGCACTCAAAATCAGCACTTTTCACCACAGGGCTCCCACACACCATCCTTGCCAGAGTAGTCTTTCCAAGGCCACTAAACCCAACGATAGCAAGCACGCGAAGCCGAATGTCATCTTTCATCAGCCAGCTAACAAGCTCATCCCTAGGCTCATCGATGCCAACCAGCTGAGCCTCCTCCGCGAAGAGAGCATGCAACTGTGGATCCAGATGAACTGAGGCGTGCCTGGTGAGTCTTGGATGCACTTCTTGATGTGTGGCCTTTGCTAGCTCCACCCCATACCGTGAATGCCGCTCACCAACATCCTGAGCACGGGCCTTCAGTTCTTGTAGTTGGACAGCAATGCGGTGATGACAAGCTAGCTTGCGAAGCATAAATATGAGCTGACGAAAAAAGCCCATTTCTGATGACTCTCCTAGGTTATGGATGAATTCGTCAATACAATCCTCAGAGTCATAGGCAATCTCCCTCACCTGCTTCATCCAGATCCTAACTTGGTCGTCATAGATCTCTGATATGGTGAGAGTGCGTAGGAAGGCATTCATGCACTCGAGCTCATCCTTGATGTATTGTATCTCGCCATGGACACCCCGCACCAGCCAAGTCTCCTCAGATAGAAGGCAACCAAGCTTGCACAGCAGGATCCTCACTGCACCCTCAGTCAAACTAAAGACAGCACCCTCCATATCTTACTATGGAGCATGCAAATGGaaatgctgctgctgttggaGCTAGGTTGCTTAGGTTAAATATGTAAGGCATTTGGTTAGCTAATGGTGGCAGAATAAGATCATTCCAAAATTCAGACCATGGTTTCATTTCTAGAAGACGTCATTGCATATTGCATGAAGGGAAATAATTTAGATTGCAGTGTTAGCTGGTGACACGCAATGACAAGGAGACCTGTGGTCCACCGCTGATGGCCAACAGAACCCTGAAACATGTTGACATGGCaacttctgaatttctgatcaACTTAGTTTGCCAGTTTGATAAGCAAAATATGATATTCCTGTGGTAGTGTGGTGCTTAACTATATCATAAAAAAGCTATAACTCACAAAAGCAGTCAATCAGTAAGAGTGACTCATTGCTGTATGTATAGGTAAGAGGATAAGACAGCTTAAAAAATGGTAAGATCCAGCAATACTTAGAGATGGTATAAAAACAGTGGAAAATAGTATAAACAAGTGATACCTAGGGTTTATTACATTCATAATTAGATGAAAGGGTGATCGAAAAGAGATATCTTAGGATAAGAAGCACTAAAAAGAGGACAAACAACAGCTAGGTAACTCGACATTCTGACGACACTACAACTCACACTAGAACTCACATTTACAGGTCAACAATCATATTTCTTTTTGATGAATAGCTCAGTACGATTGGTAAAATATTTCGACCACCTTGTTACATCTGATCTATGAGATTAGCGGTGCTACTTGTTTTAACAATGTGAATCTCGTATAACAGCATATATAAAGCAGAAGGAGAAAACTATGGTAGAAATAAGCAGAATGCACACTAACATAATCACCGAAAGGATGTGGCGACAGTAAAGCgagaattatttaataaagatGAAATACAAGTCAAACTATTGAACCATGTAACGTAGCAATAATTGAAACTATTAGCTAGTTTGATACCATGAGCCGCTACGGCCATATATGCAAGTGGAGGTAAGTTTCCCTGGGAGAAAAAGGTTAAGGGAAGTTAACACAAGAAAATAGTGGCAGGCAGGAAGCAAGCTACTGATGTGGTTCATATACTTTACAGCTTAATATGCACCAGTCATAAttgtacaaataaaatatcaaatggTTAAAGCATGAGTGTTCcctttgtaattttgtataacCTACAGTAAACATGAAAGAAATGTGATGCTGACATAAACGCAGAAAGGGAAACAAGCAACCATTTGAAAAACAGACACGTATCATCTTGACTCTAGTGTTTGAGTCTTCTTTCTTAAGTTTTGCATATGAGATGAAACCAAGCCAAAGATACCCAGTCCTGTGAAAGAGACACCACGAGCTCCATGATTTCATCTGAGATTGCAAAGAAAGTTAGCATGAAAGAAGGCAATCAAGCACCTTGGATTGGGAAGCACTCCAGCGAGCTGACTCGACCGGGACACAGGAGAGCTTGGTGGTTGTGCAAGGATCGACGAACCAGCAcgatctcctccccctcgTGGAGCATTCGGTGCAGCCGCTCGCGGACACTGCCCAGAGGACGCATTTCATCGAACACATGGAGCGCATATACGCCCACCCCGCGGGCGCGCACAGACCGATTTGCCAACACCTTCCCGGGGGCTTCACCCAGCTCCCCCGAACCGTCCGCGGATCCCATTGAGTCTGTGCGGGCATCCGGCCGGAATCTCTACCGGCACGTactccggcgccgccatcgccgggcgccggcgaggcggctgcggctgcgcgtACCACGCCCTCTTCTGAAAGTACGTTACGTGTAAGGACGCGTACTACCAAAAGCCGTCATCATACCATGGCAGGCGTCTTCGTAGTCTCCGCATGATAATGGAATCGTCAGGAGACGTCTTCCAGGATgcgccttttttttattattattcctTTGACGCGGGGATGCgcagatataattttttgagtgACAGCTGTAAATTTATCATCGGTTTGAACTATTATTCGAGTGACATACTtacaatatagaaaaaataagtgacatttaaaaaaacattttaaaacatatttaaattatatagaatattttttgttggtcctttgttttttctctcttttgcaTATACATCAACGGATATGGCAACTATGGCCACGGCCGCTCTATTCGTTCATTGGTGTTGTCCTAAATGATGCCGACATATAATATATCTCTAAACCAAATTATGCAAATGATATTTTGCTTAATAACATTCGGAGCATGATATATGTAGACAAATTTGCAAATGAGATatgtttaataaaatttgcaaACGGTACTATTCATTAGTGATATTCAGAGCCAGAAATTTTAACGGATACCTGTAAAATGATGGTTTGTGCAAAATGGCATATCAATAAATgacattcaaaaaaattatagatatctAAACCACCATAACTTTCACTTATGACATACCAATTCAAAATATGTGGAGAAACCTATTAGCATTTTTACATATGTTCATACTTTTTGACGAAACATGAACAAAAATTAGCACAAAACAAAGATCTACTGGAGGAAGTTAATTTCTCATTTGTCGTGATCATAAGTGCTTTTGAAAGCAGAGGATAGAATCTATAATCTGAAAAGGCCTTGCTGTTAATTCGAACTACCAACGAACTCCTGCAAAACATagacaaatataaacaatgatCAGTTCATCGTACTATTA contains the following coding sequences:
- the LOC102710411 gene encoding disease resistance protein Pik-2-like, translating into MEGAVFSLTEGAVRILLCKLGCLLSEETWLVRGVHGEIQYIKDELECMNAFLRTLTISEIYDDQVRIWMKQVREIAYDSEDCIDEFIHNLGESSEMGFFRQLIFMLRKLACHHRIAVQLQELKARAQDVGERHSRYGVELAKATHQEVHPRLTRHASVHLDPQLHALFAEEAQLVGIDEPRDELVSWLMKDDIRLRVLAIVGFSGLGKTTLARMVCGSPVVKSADFECCPLFIVSQTFNIRALFQHMLRELIQEPHKAMAIAGGKNGLISEDYLEGMERWEIAVLTKNLRRYFQDKRYIVILDDIWTVSAWESIRCALPDNLKGSRIIVTTRNVDVANTCCSRPQDRIYNIQRLSETTSRELFFKKIFGFADNRPPSDELEEVSNSILKKCGGLPLAIVNIGSLLASKTNRTKEEWQKVCNNLGSELENNPTLEGVKQVLSLSYNDLPYHLKACFLYLSIFPENYVIKRGPLVRRWIAEGFVSQRHGQSMEQLAESYFDEFVARSIVQPVRTDWTGKVRSCRVHDLMLDVIVSRSIEENFASFICDNGSTLASHDKIRRLSIHSNYNSSQKTSANVSHVRSFTMSASVEEVPLFFRQLRLLRVLDLQGCNCLSNETLHCMCRFFQLKYLSLRNTNVCKLPRLVGNLKHLETLDIRATLIKKLPASAGNLIYLKHLLVGHKVQLTRTASVKFLRQSSGLEVATGVVKNMTALQSLVHILVKDKSPVLREIGLLQNLTKLNVLLRGVEENWDAFLDSLSKLPSPLRSLSIHILDEKEHSLSLDNLAFVKSPPLFITNFSLGGKLDKLPPWISSLRNVSRFALRHTELHAEAIGVLGDLPNLLCLKLYYKSYADESIVFRPGKFAKLKLLIIDNLERIEKVLFEGGSVPNLERLTLSFLQEPRYGILGLENLAKLKEIEFFGEIILSVVTKVASYVKAHPNHPRVIGDKWNIVTEYA